One window of Tenacibaculum maritimum NCIMB 2154 genomic DNA carries:
- a CDS encoding sensor histidine kinase, protein MNTHFLKYTEATIRRKYHVLFWIGYFSFNVIRWGSYFDNYWYSFKSNLVEFPLHIIIVYVNLYYFIPRYLLTKRYSVYIIYLLISLLLLYVIRTGLNYVLVTKNIWTEAVGGQQAFIINHFIAVTIGELYVVALATAIKLTVDWIYEKDKNEALKAIQLKTELEFLKAQIQPHFFFNTLNSLYALTLEKSSKAPETVLKLSEIMEYILYEAKAPTVSIHKEIRYIQNYIDLETLRHGSRVITKMQIEGSIVEDKVPPLLYLSFIENCFKHGIGEENKLVIVVLFKKTKNGNLKFRVINNCNPLVNQEQQHGIGNENIRRRLALLFKDRFSLQTMVEKNNYVVELTIPV, encoded by the coding sequence TTGAATACACATTTTCTTAAGTACACGGAAGCCACTATAAGAAGGAAATACCATGTGTTGTTTTGGATAGGATATTTTTCTTTTAATGTTATTCGTTGGGGTAGCTATTTTGATAATTATTGGTATTCATTCAAATCCAATTTAGTCGAGTTTCCATTGCATATAATTATAGTGTATGTTAATTTATACTATTTTATCCCTAGGTATTTATTAACGAAAAGATACAGTGTTTACATCATATATTTATTGATTTCTTTGTTGTTATTATATGTTATAAGAACAGGGTTAAATTATGTTTTGGTAACTAAAAATATATGGACGGAAGCAGTAGGAGGCCAACAAGCGTTTATTATAAATCATTTTATAGCAGTTACTATAGGAGAGCTTTATGTAGTGGCATTAGCAACAGCTATTAAGTTAACAGTAGATTGGATTTACGAAAAGGATAAAAATGAAGCATTAAAAGCAATCCAGTTAAAAACAGAGTTGGAGTTTTTAAAAGCTCAAATTCAACCTCACTTTTTTTTTAATACGTTAAATAGTTTATATGCTTTAACATTAGAAAAATCGTCAAAAGCGCCAGAAACAGTGTTAAAGCTATCTGAAATTATGGAGTATATTCTTTATGAAGCGAAAGCACCAACAGTAAGCATTCATAAAGAAATAAGATATATTCAGAATTATATTGATTTGGAAACCTTAAGGCATGGAAGCAGGGTTATTACAAAAATGCAGATTGAAGGAAGCATAGTAGAGGATAAGGTACCGCCTTTGTTGTATTTATCTTTTATAGAGAATTGTTTTAAGCATGGAATAGGAGAGGAAAATAAGCTCGTAATAGTAGTTTTATTTAAGAAGACTAAAAATGGAAATTTAAAATTTAGGGTAATTAATAATTGTAATCCGTTAGTAAATCAAGAACAACAACATGGAATAGGAAATGAAAACATCAGAAGGAGATTGGCATTACTTTTTAAGGATCGTTTTTCTTTACAAACGATGGTGGAAAAAAATAACTATGTGGTGGAGCTAACAATTCCTGTTTAG
- a CDS encoding sensor histidine kinase: MGGIYVATTLYFSQKFYNETSQKLNANVANHLVEEKFKYHSPFLKNGKVNKLLFDDLMHDMMAVNRAIEVYLLSEKGEILYSVVLDHSNSSEPLKKVSLQPIKKFINEGGYILGDDPKNKGEKKIFSAAPFEKEGRKGYVYIVLEGETFEKINESLFSCYFLMIITEIAILTMIFSFFIGWLCICFLTKNLRKIIFCVNRFSEGDLSCRIKNAETSDLSILAVTYNNMANIISKNIEEMKAVDSLRRELIANICHDLRSPLTTMQGYIETLQMKENTITSLDRKQYIQIIEKSTDYLKKLVSQLFEYSKLEAKQIEPETIPFSIEDLVYGIKKRYDLLAKEKEIKIFVEAAGLIPLVKGDSMLIERAILNLMDNAIKFTPSKGKIRIILFNDNDKVKVRIKDSGSGINKENRKLIFRRFAQTETKYKKEGVGLGLAIVEKIMELHKTKIEVRSYLNQGSAFEFSLPNYR; this comes from the coding sequence ATGGGAGGAATATACGTAGCAACAACGTTGTATTTCAGCCAGAAGTTTTATAATGAGACCTCTCAAAAATTAAATGCAAATGTGGCCAATCATTTAGTAGAAGAAAAGTTTAAGTACCATTCTCCATTTTTAAAAAATGGAAAGGTAAATAAGCTTCTTTTTGACGATTTAATGCATGATATGATGGCCGTAAATAGAGCTATTGAAGTATATTTATTGAGTGAAAAAGGCGAAATTTTATACTCTGTTGTATTGGACCATTCGAATAGCTCTGAACCTTTGAAAAAAGTAAGCTTACAACCGATTAAAAAGTTTATTAATGAAGGAGGTTATATTTTAGGAGATGACCCTAAAAATAAAGGAGAAAAGAAAATATTTTCGGCGGCCCCTTTTGAAAAAGAAGGAAGGAAAGGCTATGTTTATATTGTTTTAGAAGGAGAAACTTTTGAAAAGATTAATGAGTCTCTTTTTTCTTGTTATTTTTTAATGATCATTACAGAAATAGCAATTCTTACAATGATTTTTTCTTTTTTTATAGGGTGGTTATGTATTTGTTTTTTAACTAAGAACTTAAGAAAAATCATTTTTTGCGTCAATCGCTTTAGTGAGGGAGATTTGTCTTGTCGAATAAAAAATGCAGAAACTTCAGACTTAAGTATTTTAGCTGTAACATACAATAATATGGCAAATATTATTTCTAAAAACATAGAAGAAATGAAAGCGGTAGATTCTTTAAGAAGAGAGCTGATAGCAAATATATGCCATGATTTAAGGAGTCCTTTAACAACGATGCAAGGCTATATTGAAACCCTTCAAATGAAAGAAAATACGATAACTTCTTTAGATAGGAAGCAATATATTCAAATTATAGAAAAGAGCACTGATTATTTGAAGAAGTTGGTATCGCAGCTCTTTGAGTATTCTAAGTTAGAAGCTAAGCAAATAGAACCAGAAACAATTCCTTTTTCTATAGAAGATTTAGTGTATGGAATAAAAAAACGTTATGATTTGTTGGCGAAGGAGAAAGAAATTAAAATTTTTGTAGAAGCAGCGGGGTTGATTCCGTTAGTAAAAGGAGACAGTATGCTCATTGAAAGAGCCATACTAAACCTTATGGATAATGCGATTAAATTTACTCCTTCTAAAGGAAAGATAAGAATCATATTGTTTAATGATAACGATAAGGTGAAAGTTAGAATTAAGGATTCAGGTTCAGGAATTAATAAAGAGAATAGAAAGCTTATTTTTAGAAGATTTGCTCAAACGGAAACTAAATATAAAAAAGAGGGAGTTGGTTTGGGCTTGGCTATTGTTGAAAAAATAATGGAGTTACATAAAACAAAGATTGAGGTGAGAAGTTACTTAAATCAAGGAAGTGCTTTTGAATTTTCTTTACCGAATTATAGGTAG